A region of Desulfuromonas sp. TF DNA encodes the following proteins:
- the modB gene encoding molybdate ABC transporter permease subunit — protein MIEFSPSDYQAIALSARVAVTATVVSLPFGFAAAYLLVCTRMRAKAVVDGIINLPLVLPPVVVGYLLLLTLGEKGWLGSLLAEWPGIRIVFTWWAAVAASVVVGFPLLVRSIRLGLEGIDPRLIDASRTLGARWPDTLFTIILPLSLRSVLAGATLMFARSLGEFGATIIVAGNIPGMTQTIPLAIYDYTNTPGGDRMALSLCLVSIVLSFAVLLLNEALVKRFNGRRAQ, from the coding sequence ATGATCGAATTTTCCCCTTCCGACTATCAGGCGATCGCCCTCTCGGCCAGGGTGGCCGTCACCGCCACCGTGGTGTCGCTCCCTTTCGGCTTTGCCGCCGCCTACCTGCTGGTCTGCACCCGCATGCGCGCCAAGGCGGTGGTCGACGGGATCATCAATCTGCCCCTGGTTCTGCCGCCGGTGGTGGTCGGCTATCTTCTTCTGCTGACCCTGGGTGAGAAAGGCTGGCTCGGCTCGCTTCTCGCCGAGTGGCCGGGAATCCGCATCGTCTTCACCTGGTGGGCGGCGGTGGCAGCCTCGGTGGTGGTCGGCTTTCCCCTTCTGGTCCGCTCCATCCGCCTCGGCCTGGAGGGGATCGACCCCAGACTGATCGATGCCTCACGCACTCTGGGGGCGCGCTGGCCCGACACCCTCTTCACCATTATCCTGCCGCTTTCGCTGCGCTCGGTACTGGCGGGGGCGACTCTCATGTTCGCCCGCAGCTTGGGAGAATTCGGCGCCACCATCATCGTCGCCGGGAACATTCCCGGGATGACCCAGACGATTCCTCTGGCCATCTACGATTACACCAATACCCCCGGAGGCGACCGCATGGCTCTTTCGCTGTGCCTGGTTTCCATCGTTCTCTCCTTTGCCGTGCTGCTGCTCAACGAGGCGCTGGTGAAGAGGTTCAACGGGAGGCGCGCGCAGTGA
- the modA gene encoding molybdate ABC transporter substrate-binding protein, translated as MLLRLVLSFLLLLPLPAAAGEVRVFAAASLTDVIREIGDLHAESRPDIKVIRNFAGSGTLAKQIANGAPADIFLSADPRWIDYLTDEGFIEPESVRLFARNVLVFAGAPDLRIASISDLTRLRRIAIGSPGSVPAGRYAEAALRSAGIYEHLLDAGKLVLAKDVRQALMYADRGEVDGAFVYRTDALLSPQVKIHFEPPPESYPGVIYPMALTAAGADRGEAVEFYRFLQSPRARVLLERHGFLAE; from the coding sequence ATGCTCCTGCGATTGGTCCTATCCTTTCTGCTTCTTCTCCCCCTCCCGGCGGCAGCCGGTGAAGTCCGGGTGTTCGCCGCGGCCAGCCTCACGGACGTGATCAGAGAGATCGGCGATCTCCATGCCGAAAGCCGGCCGGACATCAAGGTGATCAGGAATTTTGCCGGTTCCGGAACCCTGGCCAAGCAGATCGCCAACGGCGCTCCGGCCGACATCTTCCTGTCGGCCGATCCCCGGTGGATCGACTATCTGACGGATGAAGGCTTCATCGAGCCGGAAAGCGTCCGGCTCTTCGCCCGCAATGTGCTGGTATTCGCCGGCGCGCCGGATCTTCGGATCGCCTCCATTTCCGATCTGACCCGTTTGCGGCGAATCGCCATCGGCAGTCCCGGAAGCGTCCCGGCCGGCCGATACGCGGAGGCGGCTTTGAGGAGCGCGGGGATTTACGAACATCTGCTGGATGCGGGAAAGCTTGTGCTCGCAAAGGATGTGCGGCAGGCTCTCATGTATGCCGACCGGGGCGAGGTGGATGGGGCCTTCGTCTACCGCACGGACGCCCTTCTCTCTCCGCAGGTAAAAATTCATTTCGAACCGCCGCCGGAGAGCTACCCCGGGGTGATTTACCCCATGGCCCTGACCGCGGCCGGGGCCGACAGGGGCGAGGCCGTCGAATTCTACCGTTTTCTCCAGTCCCCGAGAGCCCGCGTACTCCTGGAGCGGCATGGCTTTCTTGCGGAGTAG
- a CDS encoding efflux RND transporter permease subunit, whose amino-acid sequence MKITDLFIRRPVLALVVNLVIIIAGLQAIRTLNVRQYPTSENASVTVTTVYVGASADLVRGFITTPLERAIAAADGIDYIESQSALGLSTIKVRLKLNYDSTKALAEISSKVDQVRADLPPEAEVPIINIESADSEFASAYLSFSSDILRQNEITDYLVRIVQPRLSALEGVQRADILGARTFAMRIWLKPERMAAMGVSPAQVRRALAANNFLSAVGRSKGSLIQVNLTADTNLSDPRDFERLVVREENGAIVRLGDIAEVVLGAEDYDAEVRFSGQTAVFMGIWPLPNANALDVIKRVRTEMAAIQKDLPGGLEARVAYDATEYIDNAIHEVLKTLSETLLIVVIVIFLFLGSFRSVFVPVVAIPLSLIGAVFLMQAFGFTVNLLTLLAIVLSVGLVVDDAIVVVENVERHLSEGRSPLDAALLGARELIGPIIAMTVTLAAVYLPIGLQGGLTGSLFREFAFTLAGAVTISGIVALTLSPVMSAKLLKPGIEEHGLAGRIARDFRRLRGVYGRLLDGTLRFRPAVYLVWIAVSLLTVPMFIMSPRELAPTEDQGVIFGILDAAANSTLDQTSRYAAAANRAFLSVPETEFTFQITFPSSGFGGLVTEPWDERERTIFDILPEVQQKLSAIPGIRMFPVTPPALPGGGQFPVEFVLASTAETDRILQFAEQIQFQAMQSGMFAFPPLIDVKIDQPQAEFVIDRDKVADLGLDLEQVGSDLGAMVGGDFVNRFDIAGRSYKVIPQIQRTDRLNPDQLRSIYITGPENELIPLSTVATIRNTVVPRSLNRFQQLNAVKISGVAVRPLDEALNFLEEAAAEVLPDGYVIDYTGESRQLRTEGNKFLPAFTLAIILIFLVLAAQFNSFRDPFVILAGSVPLAMFGALLFTFLKIPDPSVPFWTQGWTTTLNIYSQVGLVTLVGLVSKNGILIVEFANQLQLRGHAKLEAVREASMTRLRPILMTSAATIAGHFPLTLVTGAGAEARNSIGLVLVGGMAVGTLFTLFVIPSIYMLVARDHSKDRGREAAGAAVEAEA is encoded by the coding sequence ATGAAAATCACCGACCTTTTCATACGCCGTCCCGTTCTCGCTCTGGTGGTCAACCTGGTCATCATCATCGCCGGTCTGCAGGCGATTCGCACCCTCAATGTGCGCCAGTACCCCACCAGCGAAAACGCTTCGGTCACCGTCACCACCGTTTACGTCGGCGCCAGCGCCGACCTGGTGCGCGGCTTCATCACCACCCCCCTGGAGCGGGCCATCGCCGCCGCCGACGGCATCGATTACATCGAGTCTCAGAGTGCCTTGGGCCTGTCGACCATCAAGGTCCGCCTGAAGCTCAACTACGATTCGACCAAGGCACTGGCGGAGATCAGCTCCAAGGTCGACCAGGTCCGGGCCGATCTCCCTCCCGAGGCCGAGGTGCCGATCATCAACATCGAATCGGCCGACAGCGAGTTCGCCTCGGCCTATCTCAGCTTCAGCTCCGACATCCTCCGACAGAACGAAATCACCGATTATCTCGTGCGCATCGTGCAGCCGCGCCTATCGGCCCTGGAAGGGGTGCAGCGCGCCGATATCCTCGGCGCCCGGACCTTCGCCATGCGCATCTGGCTCAAACCCGAACGCATGGCGGCCATGGGCGTCAGCCCGGCGCAGGTGCGCCGGGCGCTGGCCGCCAACAACTTCCTCTCCGCGGTCGGCCGGAGCAAGGGATCCCTGATCCAGGTCAACCTGACCGCCGACACCAACCTGAGCGATCCTCGCGACTTCGAGCGCCTGGTCGTTCGCGAAGAGAACGGGGCCATCGTGCGGCTTGGGGACATCGCCGAGGTCGTCCTGGGCGCGGAGGACTACGACGCGGAGGTGCGCTTCTCCGGCCAGACAGCGGTTTTCATGGGCATCTGGCCTCTGCCCAACGCCAACGCCCTCGATGTGATCAAGCGCGTGCGCACCGAGATGGCGGCCATCCAGAAGGACCTTCCCGGCGGTCTGGAGGCGCGCGTCGCCTACGACGCCACCGAGTACATCGACAACGCCATTCACGAGGTGCTCAAGACTCTGAGCGAGACCCTGCTCATCGTCGTTATCGTCATCTTCCTCTTTCTGGGCTCTTTCCGCTCCGTCTTCGTCCCGGTGGTGGCGATCCCCCTGTCGCTGATCGGCGCGGTCTTCCTGATGCAGGCTTTCGGCTTCACCGTCAACCTGCTCACCCTGCTGGCCATCGTCCTCTCCGTGGGTCTGGTGGTCGACGACGCCATCGTGGTGGTGGAGAACGTCGAGCGCCATCTGAGCGAGGGGCGCTCACCCCTCGACGCCGCCCTGCTCGGCGCCCGGGAACTGATCGGGCCGATCATCGCCATGACCGTCACCCTGGCGGCGGTCTACCTCCCCATCGGCCTGCAGGGGGGGCTCACCGGCTCGCTCTTCCGCGAATTCGCCTTCACCCTGGCCGGGGCGGTGACCATCTCCGGGATCGTCGCCCTGACCCTGTCGCCGGTCATGTCGGCCAAACTGCTCAAACCGGGGATCGAGGAGCACGGGCTGGCCGGAAGGATCGCCCGCGACTTCCGGCGCCTGCGCGGCGTCTATGGCCGCCTCCTCGACGGAACACTCCGTTTCCGTCCTGCCGTTTACCTGGTATGGATTGCCGTCTCCCTGCTCACCGTTCCCATGTTCATCATGTCCCCCAGGGAACTGGCCCCCACCGAGGACCAGGGAGTCATCTTCGGCATCCTCGACGCGGCGGCCAATTCGACTCTCGACCAGACCAGCCGCTACGCCGCGGCGGCCAACCGGGCCTTTCTCAGCGTACCGGAGACCGAATTCACCTTCCAGATCACCTTCCCCTCTTCGGGCTTCGGCGGCCTGGTCACCGAACCCTGGGACGAACGCGAGCGCACCATCTTCGACATCCTTCCCGAAGTACAGCAGAAGCTCTCCGCCATCCCCGGCATCCGGATGTTCCCGGTGACGCCGCCGGCGCTCCCCGGTGGGGGACAGTTCCCGGTGGAGTTCGTCCTCGCCTCCACGGCGGAAACCGACCGTATCCTGCAATTTGCCGAGCAGATCCAGTTCCAGGCGATGCAGAGCGGAATGTTCGCCTTCCCGCCGCTGATCGACGTCAAGATCGACCAGCCGCAGGCGGAGTTCGTCATTGACCGCGACAAGGTGGCCGATCTCGGCCTGGACCTGGAGCAGGTCGGCTCCGACCTCGGCGCGATGGTCGGCGGCGATTTCGTCAACCGCTTCGACATCGCCGGCAGAAGCTACAAGGTCATCCCGCAGATTCAGCGGACGGACCGCCTCAACCCGGACCAGCTCCGCAGCATCTATATCACCGGGCCTGAAAACGAGCTGATCCCCCTCTCCACCGTCGCCACCATCCGCAACACCGTCGTGCCGCGCTCCCTCAACCGCTTTCAGCAGCTCAATGCGGTGAAGATCAGCGGGGTGGCCGTGCGCCCCCTCGACGAGGCCCTGAATTTCCTGGAGGAGGCCGCCGCCGAAGTCCTCCCCGACGGCTACGTGATCGACTATACGGGGGAGTCCCGGCAGCTGCGGACCGAGGGGAACAAGTTCCTCCCCGCATTCACCCTGGCCATCATTCTTATCTTCCTGGTCCTGGCGGCCCAGTTCAACAGCTTCCGAGACCCCTTCGTCATCCTCGCCGGATCGGTTCCCCTGGCGATGTTCGGCGCCCTCCTTTTCACCTTCCTGAAGATCCCGGACCCGAGCGTCCCCTTCTGGACCCAAGGGTGGACGACCACTCTCAACATCTACTCGCAGGTTGGACTGGTGACCCTGGTCGGGCTGGTGTCGAAGAACGGCATCCTGATCGTCGAGTTCGCCAACCAGCTCCAGCTGCGGGGCCATGCCAAGCTGGAAGCGGTGCGGGAGGCCTCCATGACGCGCCTGCGCCCCATCCTCATGACCAGCGCCGCCACCATCGCCGGCCACTTCCCCCTCACCCTGGTGACCGGCGCCGGTGCCGAGGCCCGGAACTCCATCGGTCTCGTGCTGGTCGGAGGCATGGCCGTCGGCACCCTCTTCACCCTCTTCGTCATCCCGTCGATCTACATGCTGGTGGCCCGGGATCATTCGAAGGACCGGGGGCGGGAAGCGGCGGGGGCGGCTGTGGAAGCGGAAGCCTGA
- a CDS encoding YciI family protein, translating into MLFVIHCVDKEGRLQVRMDNRPAHIEYLKSYGDKLHAAGPTLTEDGSMNGSVVILDLEDRAAAEAFAAGDPYNQAGLFERVTISAWKKVLP; encoded by the coding sequence ATGCTGTTCGTCATTCACTGTGTCGACAAAGAGGGGCGCCTGCAGGTGCGCATGGATAACCGCCCGGCCCATATCGAGTATTTGAAAAGTTATGGAGACAAACTCCATGCAGCCGGACCGACCCTGACCGAGGACGGAAGCATGAACGGCTCCGTGGTGATTCTCGACCTGGAAGACCGTGCCGCCGCCGAGGCCTTTGCCGCCGGCGATCCCTACAACCAGGCGGGACTGTTCGAGCGTGTCACCATATCCGCCTGGAAAAAGGTCCTCCCGTAG
- a CDS encoding DUF4010 domain-containing protein, translating to MLLRHLRLPAAYFQPYSGQSRKRKRNGSPETKNPTELAGAVAFGLFHGVVLTAVSAGMYCFGCEGGDMVNLISGLTDAAIALAGLTALLI from the coding sequence TTGCTGTTGCGCCACCTCCGGCTGCCGGCAGCCTATTTCCAGCCGTACTCTGGGCAAAGTCGAAAACGGAAAAGGAACGGGTCCCCCGAAACGAAGAACCCCACGGAATTGGCCGGGGCCGTCGCCTTCGGTCTGTTCCACGGGGTCGTTCTGACGGCCGTTTCGGCCGGCATGTACTGTTTCGGCTGTGAAGGGGGGGACATGGTGAATCTGATCTCCGGCCTCACCGACGCGGCCATCGCCTTGGCCGGACTCACGGCGCTTCTCATCTGA
- a CDS encoding efflux RND transporter periplasmic adaptor subunit translates to MKKRIFLSLLGVIAVVAILGGIKALQIGRMIEAGESFVPPPETVTTAEVRTESWESLLTAVGSLEAVQGVTVSAELPGKVVKLGFESGEMAARGDILLEQDTSSERARLPGAEAAVALAKNNFRRAGELLREKFISQAEYDRAESEYRVAVAAADEIRATIAKKTIRAPFAGRLGIRLVNLGEILQEGDDIVSLQALNPIFANFLLPQQQLGRIGIGLPVRVTTDALPGETIEGRITAINPQVDAATRNIRVQATADNPGERLRPGMFANVAVVLPQQSEVLTIPATAVLYAPYSDSVFVVEEKKDEETGETALVLRQQLVRLGEKQGDFVAVLSGLKEGEYVVSTGAFKLRNGQSVVVDNTLEPEFKHQPTPENE, encoded by the coding sequence ATGAAGAAGCGAATCTTCCTCTCCCTGCTGGGCGTCATTGCGGTGGTCGCGATCCTCGGCGGGATCAAGGCGCTGCAGATCGGCAGGATGATCGAAGCGGGAGAGAGCTTTGTCCCGCCTCCCGAAACCGTGACCACTGCCGAAGTGCGGACTGAATCGTGGGAATCGTTGTTGACCGCCGTGGGATCTCTCGAAGCGGTCCAGGGAGTGACAGTATCGGCGGAGCTGCCGGGCAAAGTCGTGAAGCTCGGCTTCGAGTCGGGCGAGATGGCCGCCCGAGGCGACATCCTGCTGGAGCAGGACACCTCCTCGGAGAGAGCCCGGTTGCCGGGAGCGGAAGCCGCCGTCGCGCTGGCGAAGAACAATTTCAGACGAGCGGGCGAGCTTCTGAGGGAGAAATTCATCTCCCAGGCCGAATACGACAGAGCTGAATCGGAATACCGGGTGGCCGTCGCCGCGGCCGACGAGATTCGCGCCACCATTGCCAAGAAAACTATCCGGGCGCCCTTCGCAGGCCGGCTCGGCATCCGCCTGGTCAATCTCGGAGAGATTCTCCAGGAAGGGGATGATATCGTCTCGCTGCAGGCCCTCAACCCGATTTTCGCCAACTTTCTTCTCCCCCAGCAGCAACTGGGGCGGATCGGAATAGGTCTTCCCGTGCGGGTGACCACCGATGCCCTCCCCGGCGAGACGATCGAGGGGCGGATCACCGCGATCAACCCCCAGGTCGATGCCGCCACCCGCAACATCCGCGTTCAGGCCACGGCGGACAATCCCGGCGAGCGGCTGCGCCCCGGCATGTTCGCAAACGTGGCGGTAGTACTGCCCCAACAAAGCGAGGTATTGACCATCCCGGCCACGGCGGTGCTGTACGCTCCCTACAGCGATTCGGTCTTCGTTGTCGAGGAAAAGAAAGATGAGGAGACCGGCGAGACGGCACTGGTGCTGCGCCAGCAGCTGGTGCGGCTGGGAGAGAAACAGGGAGATTTCGTCGCGGTGCTTTCAGGGCTGAAAGAGGGGGAATACGTCGTGAGCACCGGAGCGTTCAAGCTGCGCAACGGCCAGTCCGTCGTCGTCGACAACACCCTGGAGCCGGAGTTCAAGCACCAGCCCACTCCAGAGAACGAATGA
- a CDS encoding diguanylate cyclase produces MSKQSRLSRIFELCLSIEHRALAFYRELASGTRDAELGALWKEMARDEEQHIAYWRQLLEMSRAGDVPEPLDKPEELEAFLLDLLPKIDQLAARVLKDPSSPDVLVLALRLEFHLLDPRFQSLFHCLYDLPERQNPEEEYEIHLRRLMTVLKRHSESSPMLALLIEAIERIWKINMEAIHSGQIDHLTGLLNRRGIAVAVRPLTYLARRNGDPVGVIMIDLDDFKRINDTFGHPAGDRVLVMVTQLMRRRLRASDIIGRYGGEEFLAVLTPTDPQHLAEIAEDLRRAVEANPIGEIHATISIGTAYAVLRDDVEKDFDELIHQADQALLKAKRAGKNRVVKWSPGINNQRPAAHGTDYSRTL; encoded by the coding sequence GTGTCCAAACAGAGCCGGTTGTCGAGGATCTTCGAGCTGTGCCTCAGCATTGAGCACCGGGCTCTCGCTTTTTATCGGGAACTGGCCTCCGGAACCCGGGACGCGGAGCTGGGCGCCCTCTGGAAGGAGATGGCCAGGGATGAAGAGCAGCATATCGCCTACTGGCGGCAGCTCCTGGAAATGAGCCGGGCCGGCGACGTTCCGGAGCCCCTGGACAAGCCCGAAGAGCTGGAGGCGTTCCTTCTGGACCTTCTCCCGAAAATCGACCAGCTTGCCGCCAGGGTTCTAAAGGACCCTTCTTCCCCCGACGTTCTGGTACTTGCCTTACGGCTTGAATTCCACCTTCTCGATCCCCGCTTCCAGAGCCTCTTTCACTGTCTCTACGACCTCCCCGAACGGCAGAACCCCGAAGAAGAGTATGAAATCCACCTGCGGCGTCTGATGACGGTCCTTAAACGGCATAGCGAAAGCTCTCCCATGCTCGCGCTGTTGATCGAGGCCATCGAGCGGATCTGGAAAATAAACATGGAAGCGATCCATTCCGGCCAGATCGACCATCTGACCGGGCTCCTCAACCGGCGGGGGATCGCCGTCGCCGTGCGTCCCCTCACCTATCTGGCCCGCCGCAACGGCGACCCGGTCGGGGTGATAATGATCGACCTGGATGATTTCAAGAGGATCAACGACACCTTCGGCCACCCTGCCGGAGACAGGGTTCTAGTCATGGTGACGCAGCTGATGCGACGCCGTCTGCGGGCTTCCGACATCATCGGCAGGTATGGAGGTGAAGAATTTCTGGCCGTTCTGACTCCGACAGACCCGCAGCACCTGGCGGAGATTGCCGAGGACCTGCGCCGGGCGGTGGAGGCCAATCCGATCGGCGAAATTCACGCCACGATCAGCATCGGAACGGCTTACGCCGTTTTGCGGGATGATGTGGAAAAGGATTTCGACGAGCTGATCCATCAGGCCGATCAGGCTCTTCTGAAGGCAAAACGCGCCGGCAAGAACCGGGTCGTGAAATGGAGTCCCGGGATCAATAACCAACGGCCTGCCGCCCATGGAACTGACTACTCTCGAACTCTTTAA
- a CDS encoding type 1 glutamine amidotransferase — MLHLIQNDPHVPPGILDDLLRERGAAFRTVRLDSGETLPAPGEASSCIVLGGFMGVRDAARYPFLDLLKVFMADAARREKPLLGICLGGQLLASALGAEVRSGSRGERGVCDVSLTEAAPDDPLFAGLPGIFPVFQWHGDSFDLPAGAVHLASSPACPGQAFRFGALAWGLQFHPEVNVEIAADWSRRTGAGREAVEYFRRQEETCKRFARRLLGNFLGVAGFR; from the coding sequence ATGCTCCACCTGATCCAGAACGACCCGCACGTACCCCCCGGCATCCTGGACGACCTCCTGCGGGAGCGGGGCGCCGCCTTCCGGACGGTGCGCCTCGATTCGGGAGAAACGCTTCCGGCGCCCGGAGAGGCATCTTCGTGCATCGTTCTGGGGGGCTTCATGGGGGTGCGCGACGCGGCCCGGTATCCCTTCCTCGATCTCCTCAAGGTGTTCATGGCCGATGCCGCCCGCAGGGAAAAGCCCCTTCTGGGGATCTGTCTGGGGGGACAGCTGCTGGCCTCCGCCCTGGGCGCGGAGGTCCGCTCCGGCAGCCGGGGGGAGCGGGGGGTGTGCGACGTCAGCCTCACCGAGGCTGCCCCCGACGATCCCCTCTTCGCGGGCCTCCCCGGGATATTTCCCGTCTTCCAGTGGCACGGCGACAGCTTCGATCTTCCGGCCGGAGCAGTGCACCTGGCCTCTTCGCCGGCCTGCCCCGGACAGGCTTTCCGCTTCGGCGCCCTTGCCTGGGGCCTGCAGTTCCATCCCGAGGTGAACGTGGAGATCGCAGCCGACTGGAGCCGCCGAACCGGAGCCGGACGCGAAGCGGTGGAATACTTCCGACGGCAGGAAGAGACCTGCAAACGGTTTGCCCGGAGGCTGCTGGGGAACTTTCTCGGGGTGGCGGGGTTCAGATGA
- a CDS encoding MgtC/SapB family protein, protein MELTTLELFKNFALAILLGALMGLERERSGGRFAGMRTFPLISLTGAVSALLGDLTGNHWVVAAGLIGVTILAVTGNLLQARRRPDPGLTTSIAMLIAFGVGAMAYFDQAAPAVAVAFVATAILYFKPHLHAFSHKVKQRDLYAVFQFGLVTFIILPVLPNRNYGPFDSLNPQHIWLMVVLISGLSLCAYVVLKLVSGRWGGPLIGLLGGLVSSTATTLAFGRKARQDPGLSRTAAVVVILASTVLMVRVVVEVAVVNPALLRHLWLPSLLMFLAGLAVAALVWRRTEKEREMAPETKNPAELTGAVAFGLLYGVVLLAVSAGMHYFGREGVYVVSLISGLTDVDAITLSNARLAGTGVLEPLQARNAIVIAVIANLAFKLAAVRIIGTAPLARWTALGFAAIALAGMASLLI, encoded by the coding sequence ATGGAACTGACTACTCTCGAACTCTTTAAGAATTTCGCTCTCGCCATTCTGCTCGGCGCTTTGATGGGCCTGGAGCGTGAGCGCTCGGGCGGCCGCTTCGCCGGTATGCGCACCTTTCCGTTGATCTCGCTGACGGGTGCGGTCTCCGCCCTGCTCGGGGATCTGACGGGAAATCACTGGGTCGTGGCCGCGGGACTCATCGGCGTCACTATCCTGGCCGTCACCGGCAACCTGCTGCAGGCCCGCCGGCGGCCTGATCCCGGACTCACCACATCCATCGCAATGCTGATTGCCTTCGGAGTCGGCGCGATGGCCTACTTCGATCAGGCCGCTCCGGCGGTGGCGGTCGCATTCGTCGCCACTGCCATCCTCTATTTCAAGCCTCACCTGCACGCCTTCTCCCACAAGGTGAAGCAGCGCGACCTCTATGCCGTCTTCCAGTTCGGCCTCGTCACCTTCATCATCCTCCCCGTCTTGCCCAACCGCAACTACGGGCCCTTCGATTCCCTCAACCCTCAGCACATCTGGCTGATGGTCGTCCTCATCTCGGGACTCAGCCTGTGTGCCTACGTTGTGCTGAAACTGGTCAGCGGCCGATGGGGGGGGCCGCTGATCGGCCTTCTCGGCGGACTGGTTTCGAGCACCGCCACCACTCTGGCCTTCGGCCGCAAGGCCCGGCAGGACCCGGGGCTCTCCCGCACGGCCGCGGTTGTGGTGATCCTGGCTTCGACGGTTCTGATGGTGCGGGTAGTGGTGGAAGTGGCTGTGGTCAATCCGGCGCTGCTTCGTCACCTCTGGCTTCCGTCCCTTCTGATGTTCCTGGCCGGGCTGGCGGTGGCCGCCCTGGTCTGGCGCAGAACGGAAAAAGAGAGGGAAATGGCCCCGGAAACGAAAAACCCCGCGGAGCTGACGGGAGCCGTGGCCTTCGGTCTGCTCTACGGGGTCGTCCTGCTGGCCGTTTCGGCGGGAATGCACTACTTCGGCAGGGAAGGAGTCTATGTGGTGAGTCTTATTTCGGGGCTCACGGACGTGGACGCCATCACCCTCTCCAATGCCCGGTTGGCCGGAACGGGGGTGCTGGAGCCTCTCCAGGCCCGCAACGCCATTGTCATTGCTGTTATCGCCAATCTCGCCTTCAAGCTGGCCGCGGTCCGGATCATCGGGACCGCCCCCCTCGCCCGCTGGACCGCCCTGGGTTTCGCTGCCATCGCCCTGGCCGGCATGGCCTCGCTGCTCATCTGA
- the modC gene encoding molybdenum ABC transporter ATP-binding protein has product MKLSVSLEKRYKDFDLAVDFATEGNRLGVFGRSGSGKSTLVHMLAGLTPPDRGVIELDGEILYSSEKRISAPPEQRRISVVFQNGHLFPHLSVRRNLLYGYRRTPASRRKVDPEALIEALDLGDLLERSAETLSGGERQRVALGRAVLASPRLLLMDEPLSALDEGLKYQIIPYLRAVFEQFDIPFLLISHSMNEMQLLADEVIVLHRGKVSDHSTPDELARKRMGWTRAGYINLLRLSDPRLEDGLYVYPWGGGRLLMWAGGKGESVFELSSKDIMLFKGRPEALSARNLLPCTVTSCFDLKNRTGVELDCGGERLVAQVMKKAADELNLRVGEKIYAIIKASAFRRLY; this is encoded by the coding sequence GTGAAGCTTTCGGTCTCTCTGGAGAAAAGGTACAAGGACTTCGACCTGGCTGTCGATTTCGCCACCGAAGGCAACCGGCTCGGTGTCTTCGGCCGTTCGGGAAGCGGCAAGTCGACCCTGGTGCACATGCTCGCCGGCCTGACCCCTCCCGACCGCGGCGTCATCGAGCTGGACGGGGAGATCCTCTACAGCTCCGAAAAGAGAATCTCGGCACCCCCGGAACAGCGGCGCATCTCCGTCGTCTTCCAGAACGGCCATCTTTTCCCCCACCTCAGCGTCCGTCGAAATCTCCTGTACGGATACCGGCGCACCCCGGCGTCCCGGCGCAAGGTCGATCCCGAAGCGCTGATCGAAGCCCTGGATCTGGGGGATCTGCTGGAGCGCAGCGCCGAGACCCTCTCCGGCGGCGAGAGGCAGCGGGTCGCCCTCGGACGGGCCGTTCTGGCCAGTCCCCGCCTGCTTCTCATGGACGAGCCCCTCTCCGCACTGGATGAAGGGCTCAAATACCAGATCATCCCTTATCTGCGCGCGGTCTTCGAGCAGTTCGACATCCCCTTCCTGCTCATTTCCCATTCCATGAACGAGATGCAGCTGCTGGCCGATGAGGTGATCGTTCTCCACAGAGGGAAGGTATCCGACCATTCCACCCCCGACGAACTGGCCCGCAAACGGATGGGCTGGACCAGGGCGGGCTACATCAACCTGCTGCGGCTCTCCGACCCCCGGCTTGAGGACGGGCTTTACGTTTACCCCTGGGGAGGGGGACGGCTGCTCATGTGGGCGGGGGGAAAGGGGGAGTCGGTGTTCGAACTCTCCTCGAAGGACATCATGCTCTTCAAGGGACGTCCCGAGGCGCTCAGCGCGCGCAACCTCCTCCCCTGCACGGTGACCTCGTGCTTCGACCTGAAGAACCGCACCGGGGTGGAACTCGACTGCGGCGGCGAAAGGCTGGTCGCCCAGGTGATGAAAAAAGCGGCCGATGAGCTCAACCTGAGGGTCGGAGAAAAGATCTACGCCATCATCAAAGCCTCGGCTTTCAGGCGGTTGTACTGA